A single window of Balaenoptera ricei isolate mBalRic1 chromosome 15, mBalRic1.hap2, whole genome shotgun sequence DNA harbors:
- the LOC132349882 gene encoding ubiquitin-conjugating enzyme E2 W-like has translation MLNIQKHLIDGVNAERLQKELLALQNDPPPGMPLNEKSVQNSITQWIVDMEGAPGTLYEGEKFQLLFKFSVDILLTLLRDDHQNSFYVRTCNKNPKKTKWWYHDDTC, from the coding sequence ATGTTGAACATTCAAAAGCACCTCATTGATGGCGTCAATGCAGAACGACTACAAAAAGAACTGTTGGCTTTGCAAAATGACCCACCTCCCGGAATGCCTTTAAATGAAAAGAGTGTTCAAAATTCAATTACACAGTGGATTGTAGATATGGAAGGTGCACCAGGTACCTTATATGAAGGGGAAAAATTTCAACTTCTATTTAAGTTTAGTGTCGATATCCTTTTGACTCTCCTCAGAGATGACCACCAGAATTCTTTTTATGTTCGAACATGTAACAagaatccaaagaaaacaaaatggtggTATCATGATGATACTTGTTGA